One Gossypium hirsutum isolate 1008001.06 chromosome A11, Gossypium_hirsutum_v2.1, whole genome shotgun sequence genomic window carries:
- the LOC107888540 gene encoding GATA transcription factor 5, with translation MDFLRNVSVSGEYHQPEQVLSSPCSKLGASIDDLFPTQNTEVDVSLEWLSIFVEDCLSSTGNCIPVAATAAPNVTTTATTTTTKPTNSAKKPHQITPPSLQKIVVPGKARSKRKRVSTTLSKTKNNPFCSWYQSLQLPNSDPLLLQQSCWLADSELIMPKKEDDNSSGMVGYSEVEESTKKEGMEEEKAAAAAAAVVSKESIGDGNNNGVNQQQPRRCSHCLAQRTPQWRAGPLGPKTLCNACGVRYKSGRLLPEYRPAKSPTFVSYLHSNSHKKVMEMRMSLLSSIPSEQ, from the exons ATGGATTTTCTCAGGAATGTGTCAGTCTCGGGTGAATATCATCAACCAGAGCAAGTCCTTTCATCACCATGCTCTAAACTGGGTGCCTCTATTGATGACCTTTTCCCCACTCAAAATACG GAAGTGGATGTGAGTTTGGAGTGGTTGTCTATATTTGTAGAAGACTGTTTATCAAGCACTGGGAACTGCATACCAGTTGCTGCCACAGCAGCTCCAAATGTTACCACAACTGCAACAACTACAACAACAAAGCCTACAAATTCTGCAAAGAAACCACATCAAATCACCCCACCTTCCTTGCAGAAAATTGTGGTTCCAGGCAAGGCTAGGAGCAAAAGAAAGAGGGTTTCCACAACATTATCCAAAACCAAAAACAACCCATTTTGCAGTTGGTATCAAAGCCTCCAATTGCCAAACTCTGACCCTCTTTTGCTTCAACAGTCATGTTGGTTAGCTGACAGTGAACTCATTATGCCCAAAAAGGAAGATGACAACAGCAGTGGCATGGTGGGGTATAGTGAGGTTGAGGAATCAACAAAGAAAGAGGGAATGGAGGAAGAGAaggcggcggcggcggcggcggcggtgGTGAGTAAAGAGAGTATAGGAGATGGGAACAACAATGGGGTGAACCAGCAGCAGCCAAGGAGGTGCAGCCATTGCTTAGCACAAAGGACACCACAGTGGAGAGCAGGACCATTGGGTCCAAAGACACTATGCAATGCATGTGGGGTGAGGTACAAGTCAGGGAGGTTGCTGCCAGAGTATAGGCCAGCAAAAAGCCCTACTTTTGTGAGCTATTTGCACTCCAATTCTCACAAGAAAGTGATGGAGATGAGGATGTCTCTGTTATCTTCAATTCCTAGTGAGCAGTGA
- the LOC107888528 gene encoding uncharacterized protein — MAQFTPQGRLKLLFHGDGVEPKDPFHYKLVSNVFGGSGGLKSLQTHKGMLRFLGSTTRRSHFSSSLKKGSKFNATASLNVSDEGLYDEEDYDSEFGTDELSCFRGLVLDISYRPINVVCWKRAICLEFMEKADVLEYYDQTVNSPSGSFNIPAVLRIPHLLQVVKRQRININLSRKNILFRDKFTCLYWSAHDNLTIDHVLPVARGGEWKWENLVAACAECNSKKGRKTLEEANMKLIKVPKAPKDYDILAIPLTSAAIMMLRKRNGTPEEWRQYLSSSIEP; from the exons ATGGCTCAATTCACCCCACAAGGACGTTTGAAGCTGCTCTTTCATGGTGATGGGGTGGAACCAAAGGACCCTTTTCATTACAAGCTTGTCAGCAATGTTTTTGGTGGTTCTGGTGGGCTAAAATCACTTCAAACTCATAAGGGCATGCTCAGATTCCTTGGTTCTACTACTAGAAGAAGccacttttcttcttctttgaagAAAGGCAGCAAATTTAATGCCACGGCAAGCCTGAATGTGAGTGATGAAGGACTTTATGATGAAGAGGATTACGATAGTGAGTTTGGGACTGATGAGTTGTCTTGTTTTAGAGGTCTTGTTTTGGATATCTCTTACag GCCAATCAATGTTGTTTGCTGGAAGCGTGCTATATGTTTGGAGTTCATGGAGAAG GCTGATGTTCTAGAGTATTATGATCAGACTGTGAACTCCCCAAGTGGATCCTTCAACATACCAGCTGTCTTAAGG ATTCCCCATCTTCTGCAAGTTGTTAAGAGACAAAGAATCAACATCAATCTAAGTCGCAAAAATATTCTATTTAGAGACAAGTTCACTTGTCT GTATTGGTCTGCTCATGATAACTTGACCATAGACCATGTTCTTCCAGTTGCAAGAGGTggtgaatggaaatgggaaaatcTG GTCGCTGCTTGTGCCGAGTGCAATTCAAAGAAAGGTCGAAAAACTCTAGAGGAAGCAAATATGAAGCTGATTAAGGTCCCCAAG GCCCCTAAGGATTATGACATACTTGCGATACCTCTAACAAGCGCCGCAATAATGATGTTGAGGAAGAGAAATGGTACACCAGAAGAATGGCGTCAGTATCTCTCCTCTTCCATAGAGCCTTAG
- the LOC107888547 gene encoding glucan endo-1,3-beta-glucosidase 8: protein MGNSCFLGILVTISLCLQLFGVGVHGLGVNWGTMASHKLPPKTVVQMLKDNGIKKVKLFDADSTTMNALAGSDIEVMVAIPNDQLLAMNSYKRAKDWVRRNVTRYNFDGGVNIKYVAVGNEPFLTTYNGSFINITFPALENIQNALNEAGVGDSIKATVPSNADVYNSPESNPVPSAGRFRPDISGLMTQIVEFLAKNGAPFTINIYPFLSLYGNDDFPFNYAFFDGGNPIVDNGIQYTNVFDANFDTLVSSLRAIGHGDMTIIVGEVGWPTEGDKNANIANAQRFYNGLMPRLAGNIGTPLRPGYLEVYLFGLLDEDVKSVAPGNFERHWGIYRYDGQPKFPLDLSGQNQNRFLIPAQNVEYLPQKWCILSPNTNDLSKLADNINYACTFSDCTALGYGSSCNILDANGNASYAFNMYYQVQNQNDMACNFQGLAKVTTQNPSQGTCNFIIQIASSSFAIGPSLIGMTFFAVIASVLL from the exons ATGGGAAATTCTTGTTTTTTAGGAATATTGGTAACAATATCCCTGTGTCTTCAGTTGTTTGGTGTTGGTGTTCATGGTCTTGGTGTGAATTGGGGTACCATGGCATCACATAAACTTCCCCCAAAAACAGTGGTTCAGATGTTAAAAGACAATGGAATAAAGAAAGTTAAGCTTTTTGACGCAGATTCAACTACTATGAATGCTCTTGCCGGAAGTGATATCGAAGTCATGGTTGCTATTCCTAATGATCAACTTCTTGCCATGAACAGCTATAAACGTGCTAAAGATTGGGTTAGGAGGAATGTCACAAGATATAATTTCGATGGAGGTGTTAACATTAA GTATGTAGCTGTTGGCAACGAGCCGTTTCTCACAACTTACAACGGCTCGTTCATTAACATCACGTTCCCTGCGcttgaaaatattcaaaatgcACTTAACGAAGCTGGGGTTGGGGACTCGATAAAGGCAACCGTGCCTTCGAATGCAGATGTCTATAACTCACCAGAAAGCAACCCTGTTCCATCAGCTGGTCGGTTTCGGCCTGATATCAGTGGACTTATGACACAGATTGTTGAATTTCTAGCCAAGAACGGTGCACCTTTCACCATAAACATCTACCCTTTCCTCAGTCTCTATGGAAATGATGACTTCCCCTTTAACTATGCTTTCTTTGATGGAGGAAACCCGATTGTTGATAACGGGATTCAGTACACTAACGTTTTCGATGCCAACTTTGACACATTGGTTTCATCTTTGAGAGCTATAGGGCATGGGGACATGACCATTATTGTTGGGGAGGTCGGTTGGCCCACAGAAGGAGACAAGAATGCCAATATAGCTAATGCTCAGAGATTTTACAACGGGCTCATGCCTAGACTTGCAGGCAACATCGGCACACCTTTGCGGCCAGGATATTTAGAAGTGTACTTATTTGGCCTTCTAGATGAAGATGTAAAGAGTGTTGCTCCGGGAAACTTTGAGCGGCATTGGGGAATCTATAGGTATGACGGGCAGCCTAAATTCCCACTTGATCTTTCAGGCCAGAATCAGAACCGGTTCCTCATCCCTGCTCAGAATGTCGAATATCTTCCTCAGAAATGGTGTATACTCAGTCCAAATACTAATGACCTAAGCAAACTTGCGGACAACATAAACTATGCCTGCACCTTCTCCGATTGCACAGCACTTGGCTACGGATCTTCATGTAACATCCTGGATGCGAATGGGAACGCATCCTACGCATTTAACATGTACTACCAGGTGCAAAACCAGAATGACATGGCCTGTAATTTTCAAGGTCTTGCCAAGGTTACAACACAGAATCCTTCACAAGGGACTTGCAATTTTATCATTCAAATTGCATCTTCTTCTTTTGCTATTGGTCCCTCACTGATAGGAATGACATTTTTTGCTGTAATAGCATCTGTATTACTATAA